TGAGCAACCTTCCCCGCCTGAGTCTCCTGTTGGCGCTGGGCATCGTCGGTGCCTCTTGTTCCATTGTGGTAAGTCGTGGAAATAGGATTACTGCGGGAAAATTAGGGGCAATTGATTCATATTTGTGTTGGGAATTAACTCCCCATCGTTGCCCTGTGACCCCTGGgtttgagagagatggggatTCAGCCAGGGTTCCTGCTCCCCTTCTCCGACCCCtgggttagagagagagagaatcagacagGGTTCCTGTTCCCCGCCACTGACCGGTCAATCCTGGGTTGGAGAGACGGGAGATCAGTCAGGGTCCTTACGCGGAAATCACAGAGATTTGTTAAGTCCGCCTCCTACTCCTGGATCTATCGAGTCCGGTTGCGACTGCGAGCCCTCGGTGACCGGGGCTCCGCGCTGAAGGACAGACAGTCGAAACTCCTTCGGCAGGATTGCGGCTGTACCCAGTCTCTGGGATCATGCTGTGTAGAATcacccccccatcccccaccccgcaccccccaccccatgcttCCTCCAAAGCAGTGGTGACTGCACCTTAAGGTTGCGTCCCTGATGTCCCTGATAAACTGTGGGATTTTCTGGAAATATAGGAGCTGGCGCCACAGAGATGCGGCTGACCGGCGAGATTCGATGAGTTGACCTTTCTTTCAGGCCCAGACTCTGACCGGCTGCTGGACTAATGAGCTGGGGTCGACGGCGCACATCAAGAAGGTCGAGGATGGGACCCTGCGAGGCTTCTACAGTTCCGCAGTGTCCAGCGCTGAGACTCCGGTTGAAGGGGAACTAATCGGATTCCAGGTCGATATCGAGCAGCCGACCTTTGGGTTTGTGGTAAAGTGGACCTCAGGTACGATGCTATTCCGCCCGTTCCCTGCCCGAGCTCCTGGGGCTCTGCggctccctccctctgtctcctcgtctccatctgaggtGACGCACCCCCGCGGGTGGGAGACAGCGAAGGAGCGCTGCAGTGTGGGGGGTGGGCAGTACTGAATCTCTCTCAGTCCTGTGGGAGGAGCGCCACCAAGACGGCCCAGCGCTCTGGGAAGGACGGCAAAACCGAGGGCATGCcatgctgtgggatgggggtctGAAGAGGGAGCGCCAGGTGGGGGcgacacactgtgggagaggaggTGAGCGGGGCGCGCcccgctgtgggaggggcggtactgagggactgtcacgCTATCAGGGGGATGATCCGGGGGAAGTGTCACAATGTGGGACGGCTGCACTGCGGGAGGGCCTGTGCCTGTACTGAGGGACGGTAGTAACAGCATTTTAAAATCCTTTCTGTGCTTAGAATTGGTCCGggggagtgtcacagtgtggacCGGACAGATGTTTGGAAACGATGCTTTGATGACCATGTGGTTACTCCGATCAAATTCCTCCGTCAAGAACAACTGGGGGGCGACCCGGTAAGTTCTGAGTCTCTTGCGTAGACGTGCAGATCCAGGGAACCGTGCCCAGTCTCTTCACAGAGCCACAATCCACGGGGTCATGTGGTCAAATCCCACCCCTGAGATCTGAGCACTAAAGGGGAGCTGCACTGTGCGAGGAAGGGCCGCGCCATGGGAGGGGCTGTGAAGAGGAAGCGCCACGCTACGGAAGGGGTATTGAGTGAGGGTCGGACAGTGGGCGGGGGTGTAGGGCTGAGTGAGGGGCGGATAGCGTCGCCCTATGGGAGGGGCGGATAAAGAGGAAACATTGTACAGAGGTGGATGGATGAGGAGGGAAGGTCGCGCTGCGTGAGTGGGTGGTGAGAGCGGAGGGAGTGTCGGTGACAGGGAAGCACCGACAATGGGAGAGGTGGTGAGggtgggggcggggaggggagtgagagggGAGTCAATGAGCAGTGAgtcccttcctgatgaaggggcggtggggagggagagtAACGACGAACTCCAGGCTGGTGAAAGGCGCTGCCGAAATGGAGGGATTCCACCTTGAAATCCGGCTACTCAGCAAGGATTCAGCTCCGGTGCAAACGGCGGGAAAATTCTCCGCTCCGGGAGAGAGccctgagggtcctgaattccaggCTTTGTCCCCGGTCCCTGGGTCACACCGTGATTCACCAAAGTGTTAGCCCGAGACTCTGCCCGCAACCCCAACTGTTCCTGCCGTGGGTGTGTGTGATAgacggagcttcactctgtgtctgaccccgggagtatgtgatgggacggtgtggagggagcttcactctgtgtctgaccccgggggtgtgtgatgggacggtgtggagggagcttcactctgtgtctgaccccagaagtgtgtgatgggacggtaaagagggagtttcactctgtgtatgaccccgggagtgtgtgatgggacagtgcagagggagcttcgctccgtgtctgaccctgggagtgtgtgatacgACAGCaaagagggagtttcactctaaCCCCTTCTGCCTGCTCACAACTCTCTGTTTTGGAATTACCGGGTGGAAACGCTGAAGTTACCCGGACTCCGATGTGACAATTACATAAAGTGACCGGGGGAAGTGAAGCGGGAATTGTCCGGCCTGGATCACTCTGTGAAAGGTGGATCTGAATGTTCCCAGTTCCACCTGACTCGTATCTCTGATCACCTCTCTCTTTCTCCGTTGGAAACAGGACGGGGATGGACGTGTTTCGGCGTTGTATAGAGCAGTGTGGATCCACGGACGGAGACGGAAGTGAGCGGAAATGTGACCCCAGCAAGGAAGGCTCGTAGGGGAGATGGGGCGCCAGATGCGATGGGCACGGCTTCCGCTGCCTTCCAATTTCTGTAATCGGCCGATAAATCATTATAAATCACAATTTCATTAAAAGAAACATTTTAACCACCAGATTTCGGTGCCGACTGGACGCGTCTCTCCATACAGTGAGGGCAGGTGTGGGGAGAGGTGGGAAGGTGCGGACAGTCACAAATAGAGAGCAAGGGCTACGCTGAGGCTAATTGGGAGGTCGGTAGTTCGTCCGTAAGTCTTTGAGAGGTCTCCGCTGAAGGGTCAGATAACAGCGGGGTGGCAGCTGTCCCTGATCCCGGTGGTGCGTGCATATTCGGTccgatgggggagagagagggatgaaggggGAATGTTTGGGGTCAGTGGATGATGCTGACTGCTCCACCGGGGCAGTAGGACCTGAaggccataaacacaagagattctgcagatttcgCGCCGGGACTCTTCATTCCCTGATGAAGCAACCTAACGAGGGACCTCGGCCAAAAACATCGACCCTTTTATTCTCCTCCAGTGATGCTGACCTGACCTACCGAGTCTCCCCCAGCATTTTTTTATTTGAGTAGAGTGCGGAGTCCAATGGAGGGGAGGCGGATTTCCGTGACGATCTGGACTGTGTCCATGACCCCGAACAGTTTCTTGCTCTCTTTGCCGTACAGTTTACCGTACCAAGCCGCGATGCACCTGTAAAAACAGGAAAAGCTCATCTGGGGGCGTTCCAAATTTCGttcaacacctcccccccccctccacccgtGATTTCTATTGTTTGGCCGCGGAGTCCACGTACAATCTCATTCCAGTCTGCACGCCTCATTGAGGGAGAGCCCATCCCCAGCTTGTTAGAATGAGAGATAcgagtgtgtgttgggggggggggcggtgcaaTTCGCTAGGTGTGGGAGGGAACGGGGTGGTGATGTACGTTTCCGCTGCTGCCAGAGCCCACAGTACCTCCCAAGGACCCCGTCCCAGCAGGGCCGCAGTGACACGCAGCGCGATGGAGGGTGGTCCCCGATAAGCGGGAAAAAGAAATACGTAGAACCtcacagcaggtctggcagcgtttatgcgggggtggggggggataaaGAGTCGACGCCTCGAGCCGAGACCATTTT
The sequence above is a segment of the Mobula birostris isolate sMobBir1 chromosome 28, sMobBir1.hap1, whole genome shotgun sequence genome. Coding sequences within it:
- the LOC140189327 gene encoding avidin-like; this encodes MLSNLPRLSLLLALGIVGASCSIAQTLTGCWTNELGSTAHIKKVEDGTLRGFYSSAVSSAETPVEGELIGFQVDIEQPTFGFVVKWTSELVRGSVTVWTGQMFGNDALMTMWLLRSNSSVKNNWGATRTGMDVFRRCIEQCGSTDGDGSERKCDPSKEGS